GAAACGATCGGACAAAGCGCGGATCGTCGTTTCTATGGCAAGGGTTGGGAAGCGACTCAAAGCGGCGCATGCAGCGCATGCCTGGTTGGGAGGCAATTGGCTCTCTCCCGTGTTTGTCCGCCAAAACGCGGGACTGGGCCGTTACCCGGCCTTTGCTGGTGAACCCCCGGCACGGGAATCGTCGGCAGCCCTGTTCGTCCGCCGTCCCGGACGATCTTCCTTGGTAGCAGAATGGTTGGCTATGGTTTTGGGAACGGTTTGGGATGGCCGCTTGGCGAAAGCCGAGTTGGCAGATGATGCAAGCTCCGAAGTCTCGGAGTCTTTTGTGGGCGGAAAGAAAAGGATCCAATCGATTCCTTTGGGCCTACCAAGGTGTACGAAAGCAAAAGGGGCGCGCTCTTTTCTAGCGTCTGCGCGGATTGAGCCAGTCATTGGGGATACGCTTGAGGCGAGAAAAGAGAAGTAGGCAGGAACCTCCTGGCGGAAGCAAGGTTGGTATTGGCACGGCGAGGTAGGGAGCCCGTTCCTAGCTACGCTCCAGACAATCGCGGAAGCCAATGGGTGCCGTTGTTTGTGACCTGGGGGGTTGCGGCGGGGCAGATCTGGGGTGAAGGCGGAAAGACCCCAAAAAAGGGTAAGCTATACGTCAAGAAAAGGTTTCTTTTTTTGGCCTAGCGGCGGGTCCCCGTCGACCTGCTGCTGGCGAAACTCGGGAGTGGTTGAGATGATCGAGCTCCCTATCACTTGGCGGGCGGCCACATCCTGGGGAGCGTCCCTACTGGGTGGGTCGGCAATCGGTTGCCGCGAGCTTGCCGGGACACAAGGAGTTGACAAGCGAGCGTCATCCTCGGTCATGGTGGCGGGTGAGGACTCGTGAAGCCGGACGCCGAGCCTCAAGGATCCCTCTGTGTTAGGAGGGGGCATGAGCGAGATGGTGGCCGAGCAGCTGGGGAGTGGGGTGACGGGAGCTTGTGGCAGCACTCTTTGACCAGAGAAAGGAGAGTTTCAAGACCTTCGATCCTTTCGAGGACCTCCACCAAAAGTTGGATGCCGACCGGGATGTACGCGAGAAACTCTTTCTTGCCCCTGACCAATCCCAGATAACCAAATGCGCCAAGAGCCTGCATAAGCCTCTGGAGAGCGACCCAATCGAAGAGCGATTCCAGGTCTTCGGGAAGACTTTGACCTTGGACTTCCCACAGGGCTTCGTAATAGGCTTTTAATTCGCTGCGTTCTTTTGGCAGGAGGGCCACGTAGGGATCAAAAAGGAGGGATGCTAGGTCATAGGAGGCAAGTCCCCAGCGCAGTCCCTGGAAATCGATCAGATACGTGCGGCCCCTGCGCACCAAAATGTTGCGTGACTGAAAATCACGATGAACCAAGCAACGGGGAAGAGCACCAAGCTTATCGGCAATGGCGTGCAGGCGAGGATGTTGAGCCAGTTTTTGCAGGGTTTGCGGTTTGTGACCAAAAAAACGTCCCAAACAATTTTCGAAAAAGTACGATTGTTCCCAGAGATATAACGCGCGGGTAAACGGGGGTGCGAGGGGAAGATCGGGCAGCTGGGGGTTTTTGTGAGTATGCAAAAGAAAGATTTCCTGGAGGGCTTGCCGGTACAGGGCAGACTTTCGAGGCCAAGGAAGGCTACGACAGGCGCAAAGGTCAAGATCCCCCAAGTCTTCCATCCAGAGGATCCCCTGGTCGGGCTGGTGGGCGTAGATTCGAGGAACACGAATCCCCAGCGACCGTAAAAACGTGGCTAGGGGTGCGTAGTGCTCATTTTCCTGGCGGGTCTTTTGGTAGGAAATAAGCACAAGCGATTGTCTCTCGTTAATGGAGATCCGGTAGAAACTCCGGTCTGAACCTCCCTTTTCCAATGGATACACGGCGGGTGTCTTCCAAGGGAAATGAGGGAACCGGCGAATGGTTTCTTGCAAAAGCTTTTCGGGTAGTTCCATGAGTTAAACGTCTGCGTTGACAAGCTCCCCCTTGGCAAGCCGGCCGTCACGCACGATGCAGTGAACGAGCCGGCTGCCGGGGGCGACTTCCCCTTTTTCCCAGATGATGGAATCGATCAAGACGGATCCTTCCCCTACCTTAGCACCCGGACCCACAAAGGAATCTCCCAAGATCAAGGCGCTTGGGTGTACATGAGCCGTCGGATGGACCGGTTCCACGGCGCCCATCCATCCCGGCAAATTCCGCAGCTGGCGGTGAACGGCAAGGTAGGCTTCCCGGGTTCCGAGGTCAAACCACACACCCTGGTCAAGGACGATTCCTCCAACGGGACGTCCAGCCCGGATAACTTCTAGGAGCACATCGACGAGAGAAACCGGACCCTTGGGCGGAATCCAGCTAACGAATTCCGGAGAAATGACGGCAATTCCCGTGTAGAGAAAATCTTTTGTCCCGCTCCTTCCAAGCGTATGGCGAATGTCGACAATCGTTTGGGTGGTTGGGTCAAAGGCCACATGGAGAGCCGGACCGTGAGAGCGAAGCACCAGGGTCGCAAGATGATCCGTTTCCAAATGCCGTTTCACTGCCAGGCCTATCGGCAGATCCGTAAAAATGTCTCCGTTACTAATAAGAAATGACTTGCGGCCAAACCAGTGGCTGACGTTTCGAATCCCACCTCCCGTATCCAGAAGGAGTGGTTCATGTTCCCAATGGATGGGCCGGCCTTGATACTTTGCTTCGGGGAATACGCGCTGGAAGGCCTCGGGAACATGATGGGTATTGACCACAAACTCCTGGATCCCCAGTTCCACCAGCCGGTCAAAGACATAGCTAATCAGCGGCCGATGGGCTACCGGGATCAAGGGTTTGGGCCGATCTTCCGTTAAAGGGCGTAGCCGCAGCCCCCGTCCTGCGGCGAGCACAAAAGCCCTTTCGGAAAGACCATAGGAAAGATTCACAAAGTGCAAAGCTTACCCGTTTTTGCCATCGATCCAGGACTTTTTTCTGTGGGACAAGGTCTTGGAACTGCTGCGCGACCGGTCGTTCCTGCCTCAAAAAGATGCCAGGGAAACGTTCTTTCCCTTCCCATCGGAAAAAAGTGCATGCTGTAACCCTTCTTTGAAGAGCGCATACGGAAAAGCCACGGGAAACAAGCGGCTATCTGCAGCGCCTGGAAGCCGAGGCCACGGAAAAAGGCTAACGAGATAGGCAGCCGAAACGCTTATGATCTCTTGTGCCAGGCAAAGAGAGACAAGCTGCCCGTAACAAAAGAACCGGATCTGTCCTGCTTATCGATCGATGGTTCGCTTGCCCGTAAAAAATTCTTCGAGGTCACCACCGATCCCCTTAAAAGTTCGCTCGACCTCTTCACCGAATTCTTGAAACCCGGAACGATGTTTCTTTTGTTTCGAGCTGTGGGCCACTTTGGAAGGCTTTTCTTTTGGGAGGATTTTGAGAGTGTCTGCCTCCCAGGTGCCGTTGCTCAAATGGGCTTGCACGATAATTCGGTCGGCGAGTTTAAGATCGAAAAGTCGCTTCTTAGCACTGTCCGGTGCGAATCGGGTTCGCCCGGTTAACCGGAAAAGTTTTTCCTCCTCGGTTTCCGAGAGAATCCCAATTTGCTGGAGGGAAAGAGTACTGACAATCCCCGAAAAAGACTGGGTGGCTGCGGATGGCGGAGCTGGACTCGGCGGAGGGCTTTGACGGGTTGTTTCCGCCGGGGTGGAAGGGGGTGGAGAAGGAGGAGGAGGAGGTGGTGGCGGCGCCTGCGGGCTCCAAGGAGGAGAAGGCTCAGGATTGGATGGTGCCGGGGCTGGGGGTTGGTTTGGCGGAGGGGAGGTCTCGGAGAAGGAAAGAACCAGTTGTCCCTTCCACACAAGGAGCCCACAAAAAAGAGCCCAGACCCAATGCTTACTTTTGCCTCGGATCCGGTCAGCTTGAGGAAGCGGGAAGGATTGTTCCCCTGGAGAGATTTTTGGCCCGCACCGACCCCGTGAGCTGAACCTTTGTCTTTTTCCAGTCATCCTTTTGGATCGTGAGCCTCTTACACGCCCTTCTTTCCACAGTTCCTTCCGGAGTCCCAGGCCACTTCTCCTGGATCGTGCCCCTCTGAATAGGCCCTTTTTTCTAGGAATTCATGGGCGAGGGATGGGCTCCGGTAGGAGAGCCTACCAAGCCAGAAATCGTGGCAAACTCAAACCCCCGCGCCACCAGACCTTCCAGAATTTTTGGAAGCGCTTCGGCCGTTTGCCGGTGCAAATCGTGCATGAGGACAATGGATCCTGGAACCGAGTCTTTCAATACCACGTTTTGGATCGCTTGGACACCGGGTTGGGACCAATCACGTGTATCCACACTCCAGTACACAATTCCCATCCCTTGTGAGGTGACGAGGGAGACTTGATCCTTCCGCAAAGCTCCGTACGGCGGGCGAAACCACCGTGGCCGGTAGTTAAGATGCTGGGCCAAGGCCTCGTTACAACGCCCGATCTCCCTTTCGACCCTTTCAAGAGAGAGGGAGGAAAGCTTGGGGTGCGAAAAGGTGTGATTTCCGATTTCATGACCTTCAGCGAGAACTTTCCGAGCCAGTTCGGGAGCGGCTTCCACCCGTTCCCCCAACATGAAGAAAGTCGCAGGAATCTCGTGTGTGGCTAGTTCGGCCAAAATCCGGTCGGTGATTCCTGGCCAGGGACCATCGTCAAAAGTCAACGCGAGTTTCCGGCCAAAGCCCGGTCCATGCGTCACATGGGTAACCGGTTGCCCGGCAATCGTGGGAATTACTTGGGGATCGGAAGGACGGGATGCTTGAGCCCATACTTTACCCAGTTGAGCCCAGGGAGTTGCTGCAAGACCGAAAAGAAGGACTTGCTGGAGAAATTCTCGCCGCGAAATTTCTCTCTTTTCCATGGCGCTCTTCTCATGGTACGGGAAACCCGACTCTTGCCAAGAGCCTTTTTTGGGATCGTGGAAGGCGATTGGGGATTGTTTCTGCGGGAGTGGCTTGCCCTGTCCGCGCCGAAGAAGTATAGCTCATGGGTAGAGGGAAAGCTCTCTTTTGACTGCCGTGGGATTTATGGCACCATCGTCGAAAGCAAGTGGACTCGCCGGAGTGGTTGCGGGAGAGACTGCGATTAGCGCCGTTGATCGCGAAGGGCTCGATCTTACCTATCGGGGCTATTCCATTCGGGATTTGGCGAGCCAGGCAACTTTTGAAGAGGTT
This genomic interval from Candidatus Methylacidithermus pantelleriae contains the following:
- a CDS encoding sugar phosphate nucleotidyltransferase; this encodes MNLSYGLSERAFVLAAGRGLRLRPLTEDRPKPLIPVAHRPLISYVFDRLVELGIQEFVVNTHHVPEAFQRVFPEAKYQGRPIHWEHEPLLLDTGGGIRNVSHWFGRKSFLISNGDIFTDLPIGLAVKRHLETDHLATLVLRSHGPALHVAFDPTTQTIVDIRHTLGRSGTKDFLYTGIAVISPEFVSWIPPKGPVSLVDVLLEVIRAGRPVGGIVLDQGVWFDLGTREAYLAVHRQLRNLPGWMGAVEPVHPTAHVHPSALILGDSFVGPGAKVGEGSVLIDSIIWEKGEVAPGSRLVHCIVRDGRLAKGELVNADV
- a CDS encoding aminoglycoside phosphotransferase family protein; translated protein: MELPEKLLQETIRRFPHFPWKTPAVYPLEKGGSDRSFYRISINERQSLVLISYQKTRQENEHYAPLATFLRSLGIRVPRIYAHQPDQGILWMEDLGDLDLCACRSLPWPRKSALYRQALQEIFLLHTHKNPQLPDLPLAPPFTRALYLWEQSYFFENCLGRFFGHKPQTLQKLAQHPRLHAIADKLGALPRCLVHRDFQSRNILVRRGRTYLIDFQGLRWGLASYDLASLLFDPYVALLPKERSELKAYYEALWEVQGQSLPEDLESLFDWVALQRLMQALGAFGYLGLVRGKKEFLAYIPVGIQLLVEVLERIEGLETLLSLVKECCHKLPSPHSPAARPPSRSCPLLTQRDP
- a CDS encoding polysaccharide deacetylase family protein — translated: MEKREISRREFLQQVLLFGLAATPWAQLGKVWAQASRPSDPQVIPTIAGQPVTHVTHGPGFGRKLALTFDDGPWPGITDRILAELATHEIPATFFMLGERVEAAPELARKVLAEGHEIGNHTFSHPKLSSLSLERVEREIGRCNEALAQHLNYRPRWFRPPYGALRKDQVSLVTSQGMGIVYWSVDTRDWSQPGVQAIQNVVLKDSVPGSIVLMHDLHRQTAEALPKILEGLVARGFEFATISGLVGSPTGAHPSPMNS